In a single window of the Myxococcaceae bacterium JPH2 genome:
- a CDS encoding enoyl-CoA hydratase: protein MSDTILTQRAEGILTLTLNRPEKKNAFTHDMYEAATQALQQADADGDVRVVLLKGAGGIFTAGNDIGDFLEHPPTGEDSAVFKFLRALVRFSKPVVAAVEGPAVGIGTTMLLHCDYVLAGEKTRFHMPFVNLGLCAEGASSLLLPRVAGLALASELLMLGEPFDAATALRAGLINKVLHEATLHETALERARAFAARPAEALRVTKRLVRGPIRDEVEEALKREGAEFVQRLQSDEAREAFMSFMSRARK, encoded by the coding sequence ATGTCCGACACCATCTTGACGCAGCGGGCCGAGGGGATTCTCACCCTCACCCTGAACCGCCCCGAGAAGAAGAACGCCTTCACGCATGACATGTACGAGGCGGCCACCCAGGCGCTCCAGCAGGCCGATGCCGACGGCGACGTGCGCGTGGTGCTGCTCAAGGGCGCGGGCGGCATCTTCACCGCTGGCAATGACATCGGCGACTTCCTGGAGCACCCGCCCACGGGCGAGGACAGCGCCGTGTTCAAGTTCCTGCGCGCCCTCGTGCGCTTCAGCAAGCCCGTCGTCGCCGCCGTCGAGGGCCCCGCGGTGGGCATCGGCACGACGATGCTGCTGCACTGTGACTACGTGCTTGCTGGCGAGAAGACGCGCTTCCACATGCCCTTCGTCAACCTGGGGCTGTGCGCGGAGGGCGCCAGCAGCCTGCTCCTGCCGCGCGTCGCGGGGCTCGCGCTCGCGTCCGAGCTGCTGATGCTGGGCGAGCCGTTCGACGCCGCCACCGCGCTGCGCGCCGGGCTCATCAACAAGGTGCTCCACGAGGCCACCCTCCACGAGACCGCCCTGGAGCGCGCCCGCGCCTTCGCCGCGCGGCCCGCCGAGGCCCTGCGCGTCACCAAGCGCCTGGTGCGCGGCCCCATCCGCGACGAGGTCGAGGAAGCCCTCAAGCGCGAGGGCGCCGAGTTCGTCCAGCGCCTCCAGTCCGACGAGGCCCGCGAGGCCTTCATGTCGTTCATGTCCCGCGCCCGGAAGTAG
- a CDS encoding pentapeptide repeat-containing protein yields the protein MATTPPARPPSDPQRLLAEETFEGETFTNLDLEGADLRGKEFFRCTFQDSRFQGSVWSKAKLEECVYSSCDLTRAQFSQTAMRGVRFENSKLMGIDWSVVAPFHEMSFEGCNLRYGSFLGLILRKTRIVQCIALETSFTDMDLSETDFEGTDLSGCTFHNCNLTRADFQNAMGVFIDPARNRVKETRVPVEAAVQLAKSLGLVVPGYGEGPKLGAGGERKRRR from the coding sequence ATGGCGACGACTCCTCCGGCTCGGCCTCCTTCGGACCCTCAGCGCCTCCTCGCGGAAGAGACCTTCGAGGGGGAGACCTTCACGAACCTGGACCTGGAGGGGGCGGACCTGCGGGGCAAGGAGTTCTTCCGGTGCACGTTCCAGGACTCGCGCTTCCAGGGGAGTGTGTGGTCGAAGGCGAAGCTGGAGGAGTGTGTCTATTCGAGCTGCGACCTGACGCGCGCGCAGTTCTCTCAGACGGCGATGCGGGGGGTGCGCTTCGAGAACTCGAAGTTGATGGGCATTGATTGGTCGGTGGTGGCGCCCTTCCACGAGATGTCCTTCGAGGGGTGCAACCTGCGCTACGGCTCGTTCCTGGGGCTCATCTTGCGCAAGACGCGCATCGTCCAGTGCATCGCGCTGGAGACGAGCTTCACGGACATGGACCTGTCGGAGACGGACTTCGAGGGGACGGACCTCTCGGGCTGCACGTTCCACAACTGCAACCTGACGCGCGCGGACTTCCAGAACGCGATGGGTGTGTTCATCGACCCCGCGAGGAACCGCGTGAAAGAGACCCGAGTGCCCGTGGAGGCCGCGGTGCAACTGGCGAAGTCCCTGGGCCTGGTGGTACCGGGCTACGGAGAGGGACCGAAGCTGGGAGCAGGCGGGGAGCGCAAGCGGCGGCGCTGA
- a CDS encoding AHH domain-containing protein, which produces MVRLDTGQGRSTLHVPRSDDVNPVELGEEEFTQAIAKEVRQQRPSLNPEKTARALFESTPRSGWYRYTQAEGVVPLEEPPSTSQWAELAARVTQEYLQFCRAIGKPGDCRKALLNSPVLTGDGRYAVGMSFAIEEIVPEMMQSFKDMADPEAIKASLYWTMAIYAAMWLAPEPVFSKGIATIVTASFVCYIGVDTFWTLIQGWRRLVEELDHATSFAAIHEAGKKYGAVMGKNAARAFALLLTAAISQTATSFSAKVPTLPGSAQAASMGAAQVGIQLAAVAQVEAVAVTAHAVTITLAPTAVAATAQSVSGAASSPVDVEGPEHHIASDKFSTSSNNGGPWTPRYQELFDKAGMSLDDAANKVRVPGHKGPHPQEYHEEVFRRLRDATLECRSIQECRAALTSELQRLARQISTPGTRLNKLVTRSP; this is translated from the coding sequence GTGGTTCGCCTCGACACGGGGCAGGGCCGGTCCACTCTCCACGTCCCCCGCTCGGATGACGTCAATCCGGTGGAACTGGGGGAGGAGGAGTTCACCCAGGCAATCGCGAAGGAAGTCCGGCAGCAGAGGCCATCACTCAACCCCGAGAAAACCGCGCGGGCTCTGTTCGAGAGCACCCCGCGCAGCGGCTGGTACCGGTACACCCAGGCCGAAGGTGTCGTTCCCTTGGAGGAACCGCCCTCGACTTCGCAATGGGCTGAGCTGGCTGCGCGGGTCACGCAGGAATACCTCCAGTTCTGCCGGGCCATCGGGAAACCAGGGGACTGCCGCAAAGCGCTGCTGAACAGCCCCGTCCTTACCGGCGATGGCCGCTACGCCGTCGGAATGTCCTTCGCCATCGAAGAGATCGTTCCCGAGATGATGCAGTCATTCAAAGACATGGCCGACCCTGAGGCAATCAAGGCTTCGCTCTACTGGACGATGGCGATCTATGCCGCGATGTGGCTTGCCCCCGAGCCGGTATTCTCCAAAGGAATTGCGACCATCGTCACGGCCAGCTTCGTCTGTTACATCGGCGTGGACACCTTCTGGACGCTCATTCAAGGTTGGCGGCGATTGGTCGAGGAACTGGATCACGCCACCTCATTCGCTGCGATTCACGAGGCAGGGAAGAAGTACGGCGCAGTCATGGGGAAGAATGCGGCGAGGGCGTTCGCCCTGCTGCTCACGGCCGCCATCAGCCAGACCGCCACCAGTTTCTCAGCCAAGGTGCCGACGCTGCCTGGCTCGGCGCAGGCGGCGTCAATGGGCGCGGCACAGGTGGGAATCCAACTGGCAGCAGTAGCGCAGGTGGAAGCCGTAGCAGTGACGGCCCATGCGGTCACCATCACACTGGCCCCTACTGCAGTAGCCGCAACGGCCCAGAGCGTGAGCGGAGCGGCATCCAGTCCGGTGGATGTTGAGGGACCCGAGCACCATATCGCCTCGGACAAATTCAGCACGTCGTCCAACAACGGCGGACCCTGGACGCCCCGATATCAGGAACTCTTCGACAAGGCGGGCATGTCGCTGGACGATGCAGCCAACAAGGTTCGTGTTCCAGGCCACAAGGGGCCCCACCCACAGGAGTACCACGAAGAAGTCTTCCGACGACTGCGGGATGCCACACTGGAGTGCCGTAGCATTCAGGAATGCCGAGCGGCACTGACGAGCGAACTCCAACGGCTTGCACGACAGATCTCCACCCCAGGGACCCGACTCAACAAGCTGGTAACCCGGAGCCCATGA